One Castanea sativa cultivar Marrone di Chiusa Pesio chromosome 4, ASM4071231v1 DNA window includes the following coding sequences:
- the LOC142631169 gene encoding putative gamma-secretase subunit PEN-2 yields MEKNAHISYSIVVPKTTSSQYSLSGFHSVLSPLFSTDREIGQLFTTLTLTLTLKALQDRNNPIPNPRARLLLEEKKMEIQTNNSNPNPNPSPNGNSITGSWPVWPTVDGSLGLSEDESVKYARRFYRFGFAMLPWLWAVNCFYFWPVLRHSRSFPRIRPYVVRSAVGFAVFTALLSSWAFTFAIGGEHLFGPVWDQLVMYKLADKLDLTGWS; encoded by the exons ATGGAAAAAAACGCCCACATTTCCTACTCTATTGTAGTGCCTAAGACGACGTCGTCGCAGTATAGCTTGTCTGGGTTCCATTCCGTATTGAGCCCACTCTTCTCCACAGATAGAGAAATTGGTCAGTTATTCACAACTTTGACTTTGACTCTGACTCTAAAGGCGTTGCAAGACAGAAACAATCCAATCCCCAATCCGAGAGCTAGGTTGTTGTTGGAGGAGAAGAAGATGGAGATCCAAACCAAcaactcaaacccaaacccaaacccaagtCCAAACGGGAACTCGATAACGGGATCATGGCCGGTGTGGCCGACAGTGGACGGGTCACTGGGGCTATCGGAAGATGAGTCGGTGAAATACGCACGGCGGTTCTACAGGTTCGGATTCGCGATGCTGCCGTGGCTTTGGGCCGTCAATTGCTTCTACTTCTGGCCTGTTCTCCGCCACTCTCGCTCCTTCCCTCGCATTCGCCcct ATGTTGTGAGATCAGCAGTTGGGTTTGCTGTATTCACAGCTCTTCTATCATCATGGGCCTTTACATTTGCCATTGGAGGGGAGCATCTCTTTGGACCTGTTTGGGATCAACTTGTAATGTACAAGCTTGCTGATAAATTAGACTTGACCGGTTGGAGCTAG
- the LOC142630840 gene encoding putative polygalacturonase encodes MHMDSNKQIIVMGNFINPSSCTRPLLLFLTFLAILLLQFSAKSVFPIRFVSGPSRPGPDVPVDPSSCAGFFGHVGLPRRKVAMSIAEFGGVGDGKTSNTETFRKAVRYMQSFGHKGGSQLNVPKGQWVTGSFNLTSNFTLFLEEGAVILGSQDPKEWPIIEPLPSYGRGRERLGGRHISLIHGDGLTNVVITGQNGTIDGQGKMWWELWWNRTLEHTRGHLVELMNSRNILISNLTFLNSPFWTIHPVYCSNVVIKDMTILAPLNAPNTDGIDPDSSTNVCIEDCYIESGDDLVAVKSGWDQYGITIARPSSNIIVRRVSGTTPTCSGVGIGSEMSGGISNVTIEDLHVWDSAAGVRIKSDKGRGGYIANISISNITMNRVKIPIRFSRGANDHPDEGWNPKAVPKVKGILISNVVSLNSTKAPLLQGIEGASFEGICLKNVTILGLAPSRTWQCEFISGFASEVFPMPCPQLQNNWSSSWCSFS; translated from the exons ATGCATATGgattcaaacaaacaaattatcGTCATGGGTAACTTTATCAATCCTTCTTCATGTACGCgacctcttcttctcttcctcaCTTTCCTCGCGATTCTCCTTCTTCAGTTCTCTGCCAAATCCGTTTTCCCCATACGGTTCGTCTCCGGGCCGTCCCGACCCGGTCCCGACGTGCCCGTCGACCCGAGTAGCTGTGCCGGGTTTTTCGGACACGTGGGCCTGCCGCGGCGGAAGGTGGCGATGTCGATAGCGGAGTTTGGCGGAGTTGGCGATGGGAAAACGTCCAACACCGAAACGTTTCGGAAGGCGGTACGGTACATGCAAAGTTTCGGTCACAAAGGTGGGTCCCAGCTGAACGTTCCGAAGGGGCAGTGGGTTACTGGGAGCTTTAATCTTACCAGTAATTTCACTCTGTTTCTTGAAGAAGGTGCTGTAATTCTTGGCTCCCAG gACCCGAAAGAATGGCCTATAATAGAACCATTGCCTTCTTATGGAAGAGGGAGAGAGCGATTAGGGGGAAGACATATAAGCCTCATACATGGAGATGGTCTCACTAATGTTGTCATTACAG GACAGAATGGTACAATTGACGGCCAAGGAAAAATGTGGTGGGAGCTATGGTGGAACAGAACATTGGAGCACACTAGAGGCCACCTAGTTGAGCTAATGAACTCTCGCAACATTCTAATTTCAAACCTTACGTTCCTCAATTCTCCATTTTGGACCATTCATCCTGTTTACTGCAG TAATGTCGTTATCAAAGACATGACAATTCTGGCTCCTCTCAACGCGCCAAATACTGATGGTATAGATCCAG ACTCAAGCACAAATGTGTGTATTGAAGACTGTTACATCGAGAGTGGGGATGATCTGGTGGCAGTGAAGAGTGGTTGGGACCAATATGGAATCACCATTGCCCGTCCAAGCTCAAACATTATTGTCAGGAGAGTTTCCGGAACTACCCCAACCTGTTCTGGGGTTGGAATAGGTAGTGAGATGTCTGGTGGGATTTCAAATGTAACTATTGAAGATTTGCATGTTTGGGATTCAGCTGCTGGGGTGCGTATAAAATCAGATAAGGGTAGAGGGGGATATATAGCAAATATTAGTATTAGTAACATAACCATGAATAGAGTCAAGATACCCATAAGGTTCAGTAGAGGAGCTAATGACCACCCTGATGAAGGATGGAATCCCAAAGCTGTTCCGAAAGTAAAGGgtattttaataagtaatgtGGTTAGTTTAAATTCAACAAAAGCCCCTTTACTGCAGGGCATTGAGGGTGCGTCATTTGAAGGGATATgcttaaaaaatgttacaattcTTGGCCTTGCTCCGTCCAGGACATGGCAGTGTGAATTTATTTCAGGTTTTGCTAGTGAGGTGTTCCCAATGCCATGTCCCCAGTTGCAGAACAATTGGTCTTCATCTTGGTGTTCATTCTCATAG
- the LOC142632288 gene encoding uncharacterized protein LOC142632288 yields the protein MKKSRSSTSSDSESVKRCHRGHWKPAEDEKLQQLVEQHGPQNWNFIADHLEGRSGKSCRLRWYNQLDPNINKKPFTTEEEQRLLAAHRIYGNKWAFIARYFKGRTDNTVKNQYHIMMARRKRERFSVQGHRSHSKFQNLQKLVTSSMSSLHSLSFSQSKMTTDSFSVDIFGGGRKKHLGPSISSSSNETSHGIPVVHEVVPQPFRFSNFDGVYESEEMLNLERLDDNSTACWNLKMASEQDQGDGSIVHKAVPFIDFFGVGIS from the exons ATGAAAAAATCTAGAAGCAGTACTAGCAGTGATAGTGAAAGTGTAAAGAGATGCCATAGAGGGCACTGGAAGCCAGCTGAAGATGAGAAACTCCAACAACTTGTTGAACAGCATGGTCCCCAGAATTGGAATTTTATTGCAGACCATCTAGAGGGAAGATCAG GGAAAAGTTGCAGATTGAGATGGTACAACCAACTTGATCCCAATATTAACAAGAAGCCATTTACAACAGAAGAGGAACAAAGGCTTCTTGCAGCTCATCGGATTTATGGAAACAAATGGGCTTTCATAGCTCGCTATTTCAAAGGTAGAACTGATAATACAGTGAAGAATCAGTACCATATTATGATGGCAAGAAGAAAACGTGAAAGGTTCTCAGTCCAAGGTCATCGAAGTCACTCCAAGTTCCAAAACCTTCAAAAATTAGTGACCTCATCCATGAGTTCATTACATTCTTTGAGTTTTAGCCAGTCAAAGATGACAACAGATTCATTCAGTGTTGATATTTTTggtggaggaagaaagaaacatTTAGGTCCAAGTATTTCTTCAAGTTCCAATGAGACATCACATG GAATCCCTGTTGTCCACGAGGTTGTTCCTCAACCTTTCAGGTTCTCAAATTTCGATGGGGTTTATGAaagtgaagaaatgctcaacTTAGAGAGACTTGATGATAACTCCACTGCATGTTGGAACTTGAAAATGGCTTCTGAGCAAGATCAAGGAGATGGATCGATCGTTCACAAGGCTGTTCCCTTCATAGATTTTTTTGGCGTGGGAATctcttaa